Proteins from a single region of Hordeum vulgare subsp. vulgare chromosome 6H, MorexV3_pseudomolecules_assembly, whole genome shotgun sequence:
- the LOC123405144 gene encoding 2-methylene-furan-3-one reductase-like — protein sequence MIWAFHRLGVSGPAQSYFVTQFKGGLLAQLSICCTKAFIVLLPSPSSYSSLDRLFPVLVKVAAAALNPVDSKRRMGKFKATDSPLPTVPGYDMAGVVVKVGSQVKNLKEGDEVYGHISEKVLEGPKQFGSLAEYTAVEEKLVALKPKSIDFAQAAGLPLAIETAHEGLERAGFSAGKSILVLGGAGGVGSLVIQLAKQVYGASKVAATASTPKLELLKSLGADVAIDYTKDSFDDMPDKYDVVFDAVGQGEKAVKVVKEGGSVVVLTGAVTPPGFRFVVTSDGSVLAKLNPYLESGKVKPVVDPKGPFPFSQVVEAFSYLETGRAAGKVVISPVP from the exons ATGATATGGGCCTTCCACAG ACTAGGGGTGTCTGGGCCTGCTCAGTCGTATTTTGTGACACAGTTCAAGGGAGGATTGCTTGCTCAGCTATCTATCTGTTGCACAAAAGCATTCA TTGTGTtgctgccctctccctcctcttataGCAGCCTCGACCGCCTCTTCCCCGTGCTGGTGAAGGTGGCGGCCGCGGCGCTCAACCCCGTCGATTCCAAGCGGCGCATGGGCAAgttcaaggccaccgactccccaCTCCCG ACTGTGCCAGGGTACGACATGGCCGGAGTCGTCGTCAAGGTCGGCAGCCAGGTAAAGAACCTCAAGGAGGGCGACGAGGTGTACGGCCACATCAGCGAGAAGGTCCTCGAGGGTCCCAAACAGTTCGGCTCGCTGGCGGAGTACACCGCCGTGGAGGAGAAGCTGGTGGCCCTCAAGCCAAAGAGCATCGACTTCGCGCAGGCCGCCGGTCTGCCGCTCGCCATCGAGACCGCCCACGAGGGCCTCGAGAGGGCGGGCTTCTCCGCCGGCAAGTCCATCCTTGTCCTCGGCGGCGCCGGTGGAGTCGGGTCCCTTGTCATCCAG CTGGCGAAGCAAGTTTACGGCGCATCGAAGGTGGCGGCCACAGCCAGCACCCCGAAGCTGGAGCTCCTGAAAAGCCTGGGAGCCGACGTGGCCATCGACTACACCAAGGACAGCTTCGACGACATGCCGGACAAGTACGACGTCGTGTTCGACGCAGTCG GCCAGGGCGAGAAGGCGGTCAAGGTGGTGAAGGAAGGCGGCAGCGTGGTGGTCCTCACCGGCGCGGTCACGCCGCCGGGGTTCCGGTTCGTGGTCACCTCCGACGGGTCCGTCCTGGCGAAGCTCAACCCTTACCTCGAGTCCGGGAAGGTGAAGCCGGTGGTCGACCCCAAGGGGCCTTTCCCCTTCTCCCAGGTCGTGGAGGCGTTTTCCTACCTCGAGACAGGAAGAGCCGCCGGCAAAGTGGTCATTTCGCCTGTTCCATGA